The following coding sequences lie in one Ctenopharyngodon idella isolate HZGC_01 chromosome 11, HZGC01, whole genome shotgun sequence genomic window:
- the sp1 gene encoding LOW QUALITY PROTEIN: transcription factor Sp1 (The sequence of the model RefSeq protein was modified relative to this genomic sequence to represent the inferred CDS: deleted 1 base in 1 codon) has protein sequence MSDLKKREKLAPSHIMSDQQQNQMAALVENDTSFIQKRNSSTPQDSQQPSPLALLAATCSRIDENDAVEQQSQQSQAQDSQISLQQLSHATNGWHIIPASSQAVTSSSNVTSSSEDKSRQTGSVVQPQYVMASSQNLQSQQVLTALSGVMPNIQYQVIPQFQTVDGQQLQFAQTAQDVSTTASGQFQLVSSPNGNQQLIAAPANRGAGNILTVPGLFQQAIPLQNISLGGTVLPSQSQFLTNMPVPLNANITLLPVGSGTPVGSGSDANAGGNLGTSQQLLQCTSSTTPVEYCTTSTTSTRTATSGIVTLTQSSKGETGKPFQNMSSDNRDGQKPCQAQILIQPQQVLQTVQPGSVSAGGQVFATQTLSQDGVQNVQIQTIANGSPILIRTVGPNGQVSWQTLQLQSPANTQITLAQAGTPGTMQLSGLQTINLNTLGNAGLQMHQLQGVPITIANTTGDVSGAGGDGLEDSSVMDENVESSPTPTSRRTRREACTCPYCKDGEGRNDPNKKKQHICHIPGCGKVYGKTSHLRAHLRWHTGERPFVCSWSFCGKRFTRSDELQRHKRTHTGEKKFSCPECPKRFMRSDHLSKHIKTHMNKKGSAGAVSSTDNTITTATSADSCAAGDVTADQQTLVTMGTLSSEGFTRLEPSGISVMQVTDLHSINLNSNGY, from the exons ATGTCAGACTTAAAGAAGCGTGAAAAACTCGCGCCTTCACACATTATGAGCG ATCAACAGCAGAATCAAATGGCCGCGCTGGTGGAGAACGACACGAGCTTCATTCAGAAGAGAAACTCCAGCACGCCTCAA GACTCGCAGCAGCCTTCACCTTTAGCGCTGTTGGCAGCCACCTGCAGTCGGATTGATGAAAACGACGCTGTGGAACAGCAGTCACAG CAAAGCCAGGCACAGGACTCCCAGATCAGCCTCCAGCAACTGTCACATGCCACCAACGGCTGGCACATCATCCCCGCAAGCTCTCAGGCTGTCACCAGCTCCAGTAATGTAACCTCTTCCTCGGAGGACAAGAGCAGACAGACGGGGTCTGTGGTGCAACCGCAGTATGTGATGGCGTCCTCGCAAAACCTACAAAGTCAACAGGTGCTAACTGCCCTCTCTGGTGTGATGCCAAATATCCAGTATCAGGTGATCCCACAGTTTCAGACTGTAGATGGACAGCAGCTCCAGTTTGCTCAGACAGCCCAGGATGTGTCAACCACAGCATCTGGGCAGTTTCAGCTTGTGTCCTCGCCCAACGGTAACCAGCAGCTCATCGCTGCCCCCGCCAACAGAGGTGCTGGTAACATCTTAACCGTCCCTGGCCTTTTTCAGCAAGCAATACCTTTGCAGAACATCAGTCTGGGCGGTACTGTGCTGCCCAGTCAGTCGCAGTTCCTTACCAACATGCCTGTGCCACTGAATGCTAACATCACCCTTCTCCCGGTGGGCTCTGGTACGCCTGTCGGATCTGGAAGTGACGCAAACGCTGGAGGAAATTTAGGAACTTCTCAACAGCTGCTCCAGTGCACGTCGTCTACAACTCCAGTGGAGTATTGCACTACTTCTACCACCAGCACACGGACGGCTACATCAGGCATCGTAACACTAACCCAGAGTAGCAAAGGAGAGACGGGAAAGCCCTTCCAGAACATGTCGTCTGATAACAGAGACGGACAGAAACCGTGTCAAGCGCAGATTCTCATTCAGCCGCAGCAGGTCCTGCAGACCGTTCAGCCCGGCTCAGTCTCGGCCGGTGGTCAGGTGTTCGCAACACAGACTTTGTCTCAGGATGGAGTGCAGAATGTTCAGATCCAGACCATCGCGAATGGAAGCCCCATCCTGATCCGTACCGTAGGTCCGAACGGCCAGGTCAGCTGGCAGACCCTTCAGTTGCAGAGCCCCGCTAACACCCAGATCACATTGGCACAGGCCGGGACACCAGGAACCATGCAGCTCTCTGGCCTTCAGACCATCAACCTGAACACGCTTGGCAACGCAGGGCTGCAGATGCATCAGCTGCAGGGTGTTCCCATCACCATCGCCAACACAACAG GTGATGTGAGTGGTGCGGGTGGAGACGGTCTGGAGGACAGCAGTGTGATGGATGAGAACGTGGAAAGCAGCCCAACACCAACCAGCAGACGCACGCGCAGGGAAGCCTGTACCTGCCCGTACTGCAAAGACGGAGAGGGACG CAATGACCCCAATAAGAAGAAACAGCACATCTGTCATATTCCTGGATGTGGCAAGGTATATGGGAAAACGTCTCATCTCCGGGCACACTTACGCTGGCACACAGGAGAGAGACCCTTCGTTTGCTCCTGGTCCTTCTGCGGGAAACGTTTCACACGCTCTGATGAGCTGCAGAGACACAAGAGGACACACACGG GTGAAAAGAAGTTCTCATGCCCAGAGTGTCCCAAACGGTTCATGCGTAGTGACCACTTGTCCAAGCACATCAAGACCCATATGAATAAGAAAGGATCTGCTGGTGCAGTGAGCAGCACGGACAACACCATCACCACTGCAACCTCTGCTGACAGCTGTGCTGCAGGTGACGTGACGGCTGACCAGCAGACTCTAGTTACCATGGGCACGCTGTCATCCGAAGGGTTTACGCGGTTAGAGCCCAGTGGCATCAGTGTCATGCAAGTCACAGATCTGCACTCCATCAATCTGAATAGCAATGGCTATTAA